The window GATGACGCCGGCCTTGGTGACGTTGTAGGACGCCATGTTGCCGAGGTTCATCAGCCCGGCGAGCGAGGCGATGTTGACGACGTGCCCGGCCCCCTGGGCCTCGAACATGGGCACGAACGTCCGGACTCCGCGGATCACGCCCTTGAGGTTGATGTCGAGGATCCAGTCCCAGTCGGCCATCGGGATGTCGGAGATCGGGCCGGCGGCGGCCACGCCCGCGTTGTTCACGAGGACGTCGAGGCCGCCCCAGTGCTGCGCGCACCACTCCCGCGCGGCGTCCCACGCGGCGTCGTCCCGGACGTCGAGGGCGAGGAACGCGACCCGGTCCGGGTTCCCACCGCGTTCGCGCAGGCGCTCGGCCAGTTCCAGCCGAGCCAGTTCGCCCGCCGCCGGGTCACGGTCGGTGAGCAGCACACGCGCACCGTCGTCGGCCGCTGCGCGCGCGAGGGCGCGACCGAGCCCGGACGCCGCTCCGGTGATCAGGATCCGCCGGTCCATGCGCTGTTCCTCCCTGGGACGTCCGTCGACCTCCACGCTACGGCACAACTTACTCAGAGTAAATAACACTGCCGGAGCCGCCGCGGACCGTTGCAATAGGTTCGGCCGCATGGAGATCTGGCTCAACCCGGCATGCTCGAAGTGCCGTACCGCGGTCGCGGACCTGGACGCCGCGGGCGTTCCCTACACCGTCCGCCGGTACCTGGACGACCCGCCGACCGCCGCCGAGATCCGCGACGTCCTCGACCGGCTCGGCCTCGAGCCGTGGGACATCGCGCGGACCGGTGAGGCCGTGGCCGGCGAGATCGGGCTGAAGTCCTGGCCGAAGGACGCGGAGAACCGCGAGCGTTGGATCGAGGCGCTGGCCGCTCACCCCAAGCTGATCCAGCGTCCGATCCTCACCGCCGCCGACGGCAGCGCGGTGGTCGGCCGCTCGCCGGAGGCGGTGCAGGCCGCGATCGAGGCCGAGCGGAAGGGCTGAGCGGTGCGCTTCACCGGGCCCGACGCCCGCGCGGCGGCCGAGGGCCGGATCAGCGTGCAGTTCCGCCGCTGGGCCGCCCCTCGCGTCATCGCGGGCCGGACCTACCGCACCAACGCCGGCCGGATCGACGTGACGTCGGTGCGCGAGATCGACCCGGCGAAGCTGACGAAGGCCGACGCCCGCCGCGCGGGCCGCCCGAGCCCCGAGCAGCTGCTCTCCGAGCTGCCCGGCGACCCGGCGCACCCGCTGTGGCGGGTCGAGTTCACCCTCGCGACCGACCCGGACCCGCGCGCCGCGCTCGCCGCCGACGACGCGCTCGACGACGCCGCTGTCGCGGAGATCACACGACGCCTCGACCGCCTAGACGCGGCGAGCTCGCACGGCGCCTGGACCCGGCAGTACCTGCGGACGATCGCGGAGCAGCCCGGCGTGCGCGCGCCGGACCTCGCGGCGTCCTACGGTCGGGAGACCCAGCCGTTCAAGATCGACGTCCGCAAGCTGAAGAACCTCGGGCTCACCCACAGCCTCGCCGTCGGCTACGAGCTCTCCCCGCGCGGGCGCGCCTACCTCGAACGCACGGGCAGCCCCGAGCCCCGCCGCCGGTCGTGAACTCCCGCTGCGACGTCGCGGTCGTCGGCGCCGGCCACAACGCACTGGTCGCGGCCTGCTACCTCGCGGGCGCCGGTCTCGAGGTCGAGGTCCTCGAGCGCGACACCGTCGTCGGCGGCGCGGTCTCCACCGTCGAGCGCTTCCCGGGTCATCGCGTGGATCGCGGCTCCAGCTTGCACGTGATGGTCCGTCATACCGGAATCGTCGAGGAGCTCGGGCTCGGTGAGTGCGGTCTGCGGTACCTCGACGCCGACCCGTGGGCGTACGCGCCGGGGCCGGACCCGGGCTCCCCCGGCCTGGTGTTCGCGACCGACCTCGACCGCACCTGCGACTCCATCGCCGCGGCCTGCGGACCCGCCGACGCCGCGGCGTACCGCGCGCTGATCGCCGACTTCACCCCCGCGTGCCGGCGCATCCTCGACGTCCTCGCCGGGCCGCCGACCCCGGGCCGGATCGCCCGCAAGGTCGCCACGCTCGGCCGCGCACGCGGCGGTGGTGAGACCTCCCGGTGGTTCCTGCAGCCGGCCGACCACCTGCTCGACGCCACCTTCCGAAGCGAACGCCTGAAGGCGGCCCTGGCCTGGCTCGCGGCGCAGTCCGGCCCGCCGCCGCACGAGCCGGGCACGGTCGGGCACCTGTCCTGGATCGCCCTGATGCACCTGCGTGCCCCCGGGCGGCCGGTGGGCGGGTCCGGAGAGCTCTCGCGGACCCTCGCCGAGCGCCTGACCCGCTCGGGCGGCCGGCTCCACCTCGGGGACGCGGCAACGGCGGTCACCGTGTCCGCGGGGCGGGTCACCGGCGTGCGGACCGCGAGCGGACGCACCGTCAGTGCGCGGGCGGTCCTGTCCGGCGCCCACGTCCTGGAGACGCTGGACCTGCTCGCCGCCGCCGGTGTCGAGCCGCCCGGGGTGCGACCGCGGATCCGGGTCGGCGACGGCATCGGCGTGGCCGTCCGGCTCGCGACCTCGGCGTTGCCGGCCTACGCCGGGGCCTCGGCCGACGCCGGGCACGGCATGCAACTGCTCGTCACCGACCGCGCCGAGCTGCGCGCGGCCTACGCCGACTATCTCGCCGCCCGGCCTCCGGCGCGGCCGGCGGTGCTCGCCCTGACCCCGACCGTGCAGGACCCGTCACTCGCTCCGCCCGGCCGCCACACCGTCACGCTGTGGGCGCAGTGGCACCGTTACGACCTCGCCGGACCCGGGTGGGACGAGGTGCGCACGGCGACCGGCGAGGCGGCGATCGCGCGCGTCGAGGCCTTCTCCCCCGGGTTCGCTGCGGGCGTCGTCGACACCCACGTCCAGACCCCGCTCGACCTCGAACGCGAGCTCGGTCTGCGTCGAGGCAACGTCATGCACGTCGAGATGGCACTCGATGCGATGTTCGCCCTCCGTCCGGTCCCCGAGCTCTCGGGTTACCGTGGGCCCCTGCCCGGCCTCTACCTCACCGGCGCCTCGACCCATCCCGGCGGCGGTGTGTTCGGAGCCTCGGGCCGCAGTGCGGCGAAGGTCCTGCTCCGCGACCTGAAGCGCGCACGAAGATTCCCGAAGTAGGCTGCGCACGCGCCGTCCGCGCGGAGAAGGGGAGAACGTCGTGACCTACGTCGACAGCTACGCACCCGGCATCCCGTGCTGGGTGGACGTCGCCTGCCACGACGCCGCGGCCGGCAAGGAGTTCTACTCCGAGCTCTTCGGCTGGAGTTCGGTGGACGACGAGGACGGCTTCGCCACGTTCCTCCTCGACGGCCGTCCCGTGGCGGGTCTCGGTCCGTGCCAGAAGGGCACCCGGCCGAGCTGGAACGTCTACATCACGGTCAAGGACGTCGACGCGTCCGTCGCGACCGTCAAGGCCAACGGCGGCACGCTCATCGCCGGGCCCGGGGACATCCTCAACCTGGGCCGCGGCGCCGCGTGCGCCGACCCGCAGGGTGGCGTGCTCACGCTCTGGCAGGCCCGCGACCACATCGGCGCGCGCATCACGCGCGTTCCGGGCACCTGGTACTGGTCGGACCTCGTGACGCCGGACATCCCGCGCGCCGCCGCGTTCTACACCGCGGTGTTCGGCTGGTCGGTCCGCGGCGCGGACCCGTCGGGCTCGACCGGCGCGGTCGCGATGCTCGGGCAGCAGGGCGTGGCCGGCTTCTCGCCACTCCCGGCCGGCTCGGCCCCGGGTCCGTACTGGTCGGTGACGTTCCAGGTCGCGGACGTGGACGCCACCGCGGAGAAGGCCACCAAGCTCGGTGCCTCCGTCGCGGTCGCCCCGATGGACGTCCCCAACGTCGGGCGCTTCGCGGCCATCGCCGCGCCCGGTCGGGAGACGTTCTCGATCCTGCGGCCCCTGGCCTGAGCGTCGACCGTTGCCCGCGCTCGAGACCGCGCGGCGCCCGGACCGGCACCTCGCGGGGGTCCGGCTCGCCTGGGCGCTGCTCGCGGCGGCCGTCGCCTGTCAGATCGCGTACCCGCTCGTCGCGGGCACCACGCGTGACCGGCTGACGGTCGCCACCGTCACGGTGACCTTCGCCGTCGTCGTGACCCACCTGGCGGTTCGGTCCGGGGCCGGCGTCGCGCTGCGGACGTTCGGGCTGGTGTGCGTCGCCTCGGCCGCCGTCGAGGCCGTCGGCGTGCACACGGGCTTCCCGTTCGGCGAGTACGCCTACGGGGACGGGCTCGGCGCGGAGCTGGCCGGCGTCCCGCTCGTCATCCCGATGGCCTGGTCGATGACGGCCTACCCGGCGCTGCTCGTGGCGCGTCGGCTGACCCGGGACCGCGGGGCGGTGGCGACCGCGCTCGTCGGCGGCTGGGCCCTCGCGAGCTGGGACCTGTTCCTCGACCCGCAGATGGTCGAGGAGGGGTACTGGGTCTGGGCCGACCCGACCCCCGCCCTGCCCGGTTCCCCCGACGTCCCGCTGACGAACTACGCGGGCTGGATCGTCGTCTCGGTGGCACTGATGGCGCTGCTCGACCGGACGGTGCCGCGCGCGTCCGGCGCCTCCGACCCCGGCGACCTCCTGCCCGCGGTCCTCTACCTGTGGACCTACGCGGCCCAGGTCCTCGGCAATCTCGCGTTCTTCGACCGCCCCGCGGTCGGGCTCCTCGGCGGCGTCGCGATGGGGGCCGTGGCTCTCCCCTTCGCCCTCTCCCGGTTCGGCGTTGCCTGGTTCGGCCGGGCACGTCCGTGAGGTCCCCGGGCCGGGCCGCGGTCGCGGCCGGGGCGCTGCTGTCCCTCGGCGGCGCGGCGCTGGCGGCGGCGAACGTCGCGACGGTGCGGGTCGCCCGGCCCGACGCCCCGGACGTCCCGCCCGGGCGGCGCGTCTCGGTGCTGCTGCCGGTCCGGAACGAGGCTGCGGTGGTGGGCCGCTGCCTGCGTGCGCTGCTCGCCCAGGAGGGTGTGGCGGACCTGGAGATCCTGGTCCTCGACGACGGGTCCGCCGACGGCACGGCCGACCTCGCCCGCGCCGTGGCCGGGGACGACCCGCGCGTGCGCGTCCTGACCGGGGACCCGCCGCCCCCGGGCTGGCTGGGCAAGCCGCACGCCGGCGCCCGCCTGGCTGCGGAGGCGACCGGCGACGTCCTGGTCTTCGTCGACGCGGACGTCCTGCTGCACCCGCGGGCCGTGGCGGCCGCGGTCGCGGTGATGGCGGAGTCGGGGCTGAGGCTGCTGTCGCTGATGCCACGTCAGGTCGCCGACTCGCCCGGCGAGCGCCTCGTCCAGCCCCTCCTCGCCTGGAGCTGGTTGTCGACGCTGCCCGTACGGCCGGCGGAGCACTCACGGCGGCCCTCGACCGCCGCGGCGATCGGGCAGTTTCTCGTCGTGGACCGCGCGACCTACGCCGCCTTCGGCGGCCACGGCGCCGTGCGCGACCGTGTGGTCGACGACATCGAACTCGCCCGCGCGGCCAAGCGCGCCGGCCACCGGGCGGGCATGGTCGTCGGTTCCGACGTCGCGTCGTGCCGCATGTACGCGGACTGGGCCGAGCTGCGGGCGGGCCACACCAAGTGGTTGTGGGCCGCCTTCGGCGCCGGCGGTCGCGTCGTCCCCGCCGCCGCGGTGTGCGGGGTGCTCCTGCTCCTCGGACCGGTCCCGACCGCCGCCGCCCTGCGCGGGTCCCGCCTCGGGCTCGCCGGGTACGCCGCCGGCGTCGCGGGCCGTGCCCTCGTCGCCCGCCGCGTCGGCTCCCGCGTCTGGCCCGACGTCCTCGCCCACCCGGCCTCGACCGCCGCCGCCGCGTTCCTGCTCGCGGACTCCGTCCGCGCCCGCCGCCGCGGCACCCTGACCTGGAAGGGGCGCCCCCTCCCCTGACCCCGGCGCAGCTAGGGTGACCGCTCGTGGCGCGGGTGGTGGTGATCGGGGCGGGGCTGTCGGGGCTCGCAGTCGCGCTGCGCCTCGCCCGGCTCAAGCACGACGTGATCGTCTGCGAGCGCGCGGAGGAACCCGGGGGCCAGGCGGGCCGCTTCGAGCGGGACGGCTTCGGGTTCGACACCGGACCGACGCTCGTCCAACTCCCCGCCGGGTACCGCGACCTGTTCCGCAAGACCGGGAAGACGACGCCGCTGGAGAGCGTCCTCGACCTCGAGCCGGTGGACCCGGCGATGCGCTGGCAGTTCGCGGACGGTCCGCGCATCGACATCCCGAACGCGACCCGCGCCGGGACGATGGAGGTGATCGCGGCCGGCCTCGGCCCGACCGCGGCAGAGGACTGGGACACTTTCCTCGCCACCGGCAGCGACCTGTGGGCGACGTTCCGGCAGGGGTTCGTCGCCGCCCCACCGACCACGCGCCTGCAGGCGTTGCGGACGAAGACCGGACGGGCCTGGCTCGCCGCGCTGACGCCGGAGAAGACCCTCAACGACCTGATGAAGCGTCAGCTGCGCGATCCCCGCCTGCGCGCCGTTGGCGGGTCCTACGCGCTCCGGATCGGGTCCGACCCGCGCCGCGCGGCCGCGGCGGTCGCCGTCTGGCCGGCGATGGAGCACACCTTCGGCACCTGGCGGGTGGTCGGCGGTATCCGGCGTCTGGTCGACGCCACCGCCGAGCGGACCGAGAAGCGCGGCGCGGAGATCCGCTACGGCACCGCGGTCACGGCGATCGAGCACGACGGCGGCGCGGTCCGCGGCGTCCGCCTGGCCGACGGCACCACGCTCCCCGCGGACATCGTCGTCTCCGCGGTGGATGCCGCGCTCACCGCCGGGTTCCTCGGCCGCCGCCCCGACCGGGGGGATCGCAGCGCCTCCGCCTTCACCCTGTCCCTGGCCCTCGACGGCGCGGCGGACCACCTGCCCACGATGTCGTTCGGGCTCGACCCCGTCGCGGAACTCGTCGAGGTCTTCGAAGCCGGTCGGCCGCCGGCGGACCCGACGCTGTTCCTCACCCCCGCCGACGCCCCTGCCGGTGCGAGCGCTCTGACCGTCAGCGTGGTGACGCCCCGTCACGGAACCGGCAAGGACGAGGTCGACTGGACCGCGACGCAGACCGAGGCGTACGCCCGTCATCTTCTCGGTGTCCTCGACGCCCGCGGGTTCGACGTCTCGACCCGCCTCCGGTGGTTCGCGGCCCACACGCCCGCCGACGTCGAGCGGCGCTGCGGCTCCCCCGGCGGCGCGCTCGGCGGCGCCGCCCTGCACGGCCTCAAGGGCGCGATCTTCCGCCCACCGAACACGACCGACGTGAGCGGGCTCTTCCAGGTCGGCGGGTCCGCTCACCCCGGGCCGGGGCTGGCCCTCGCTCCCCTCGGCTCCGCGTTGGTCGCGGAGACGATCGGCAAGGCCTGAGGGCGCGACCGCGACACCGGCAGCACGGGGGCTTAAACGCCGAGATCGCCGGTGATCCAGCCCCCTCAGCAGGATCAACAGCGATCTCGGGACGTCTCACGCGTCCCGACCCGGCGGTGCACCCCGACGGGCCGGACGCGCTCGATCTCCGCCAGGAACCCGGACCCGGTCGTGCGAGCGGTAGCGCGCCGTCCCCGAATGTCCTGCCGTGTTAGAAGAATCCGCCTCCGGCCGGGTCACGACATCAGCCGGAGGGGCGGATCCTGCTCAGACGTGCGGCCGGATTCGGTTCATCCGTTCGGTTGAGTGCTCCCGGGCCGCAGCGCGTGACGCAACGCGCGGCCGAGCTGCGCGAGGCCGACCAGTCCGAGCGCGAGCCAGCCGACCGCGCCGCAGAACGCGGCGATCTCGGCGTCGAACTCCCCGACCGAGTTGTGTCCGAGCAGGCCGACGGTGAGCAGGCCGAGCGCCGTGGCGATCACCCGGGTCGGACGCTCCGCGACGGTGACGACGAGGATGTCGGTCAGCCCACCGGCCCCGGCGCGGGCCCGCGCGTACTCCTGGAGCCAGCTGCTCGCGACCGCGCCGGCGCAGACCGGCCCGGGCGCGCCCGCTTCGTACAGGGCGATGCCGAAGAACACCTCCGCGAGCCGGTCACCGAGCGAGTCGACGAGGTGCCCCCACCGGCTCGCGCGGCCCGTCAGAACCGCGACGGCCCCGTCGACGCCGTCGAGCACGGCCGAGACGAGCACCAGGACGGCGGCGAGCAGACACAGCCGCGGGTCGCTCCCGGCGAGGACCGCCGCCACCCCAGCGACCGCGACCGCGATCGCGGTCAGCGCGTCGGGGTGTACGCCTCGCAGCGGGAGCGCGACGCGGTACACGAGGTCGAACCACGCGCGCTCGGCGCGCCCCCCGCTGCTCGGGTCGTGGCCCCCGTGTCCCGCGGCCCACGCAGCGAGGTAGTCCTCGCGCGAGGTCATGACGCGGTGTCAGTCATGACGCGCTGTCAGTTCGCGCGGGACCGAGCCCGAGCGCCTGGTAGATCTGCAGGGTCGAGGTCGAGCGGTTCAGCGTGTAGAAGTGCAGCCCCGGCGCGCCGCCGTCGAGCAGCTTCGAGCACAGTTCAGTGGCGAACTCGACGCCGATGCGGCGCACCTCGGCCGCGTCGTCGGCGACCGCCTGCAACCGCTCGGCGAGGGACGCCGGGAACGCGGCGCCCGACAGCTCCGCGAAGCGCTGGATCTGCGAGAGGTTCGTGACCGGCATGATCCCCGGCAGGATCGGGATCGTGCAGCCGTGCGCCGCCGCCCGGTCGACGAGACGGAAGTAGTCGTCGGCGTCGAAGAAGAACTGCGTCACCGCGAAGTCGGCGCCGGCCGCGGCCTTGAGCGCGAGGTACTTGGCGTCGGCGTCCAGGTCCGGCGACTCGGGGTGGCCCTCCGGGAAGGCCGCGACGCCGACGCAGAAGTCCCCGAGCTCGCGCAGCAGCCGCACCAGCTCGTCGGCGTGCTCCAGCCCCTCCGGGTGCGACTCCCACGGTGTACCCGGCCCGCCGGCCGGGTCGCCGCGCAGCGCCAGGACGTTGCGGATGCCCGCTCCGGCGAAGCTGCCGATGACCGAACGCAGCTCGGCGCGCGAGGAACTGACGCAGGTGAGGTGACCGACGGCGGTCAGTGTCGTCTCGGTCGCGATCCGCTCGACGATGCGGACGGTGCGGTCCCGCGTGGACCCGCCGGCGCCGTAGGTGACGGACACGAACGTCGGAGCCAGCGGCTCGAGCTGACGGATCGTCTCGAACAGCGTCCGCTCACCCTCGTCGGTCTTCGGCGGGAAGAACTCGAACGAGTACGACCGGCCGCCGCTCGCGAGCAGGTCGCGCAGCGTCGCGCCGAGCGTGGACCCCGCGGGTCGCGGGCCGGATCCGGTCGTCATAGTGGACCCAGGCTAGCGATCGGGGTATCCGCGGACAGGCCGGTCCGTGCCCCGCGACCGGCCAGTGACCTGCGCCACTTCACCCGAGCGACCCGGACGGAGCTGCCCGCCATGACCGCCGTGGACCCGGCCGATCTGCGCGAGCGGGTGTCCGCACGACTCACGGCCCACCTGGAGCAACGGTCGGGCCTCGTCACCGCGCTCGGGCCCGAGCTCGAGGCGCCGGTCGCGGTCCTGCGGGAACTCACGACCGGCGGCAAGCTCCTGCGCCCGGCGTTCTGCTACTGGGGCTACCGCGCCGCTGGGGCCCCGGACGGCGAGGAGATCGTCGCCGCGGCCGCCGCGCTCGAACTGCTGCACGTCAGCGCACTGATCCACGACGACGTCATGGACGGCTCCGACCGCCGCCGCGGCCGCCCCTCCGCCCACCGCCAGTTCGAGCAGCTGCACCGCACGGCCGACTGGTCCGGGGCGCCGGAGGGCTTCGGGTACGGCGCCGCGATCCTGCTCGGTGACCTCGTCCTCGCCTGGTCCGACGAACTGCTCCGCGGCTGCGGCCTGCCCGCTGACCGGGTCGCCGCGGGCACCGCGGTCTTCGAGGCCATGCGGACCGAAGTCATCGCCGGCCAGTACCTCGACCTTGTCGCCCAGTCGGCGGGCGACGCCCCCGCCGGTGAAACCGAGGACGCCGCGCTCTCCCGGGCCCTGCGCGTCCTGCGCTACAAGACCGCGAAGTACTCGGTCGAGCGGCCCTTGCAGCTCGGCGCGACCCTGGCTGGTGCCGAGCCGGCGCTGGTCGAGGCCTTCTCCGCGTTCGGCATCCCGCTCGGCGAGGCGTTCCAGCTCCGCGACGACCTGCTCGGGGTCTTCGGCGACCCGGAGCGCACCGGCAAGCCCGCGGGCGACGACCTGCGCGAGGGCAAGCGCACCGTGCTCGTCGCGACCGCGATGACCGCCGCCGACGACGCCGACCGCGCGACGCTGCGCACCCTGCTCGGTGACCCCACCCTCGACGCCGACGGCGTGGAGCAATTGCGCGACGTGCTCGTCCGGACGGGCGCGGTCGACGAGGTCGAGAAGATGATCGAGCGGCTCACCGCGCAGGCCGTCGACGCTCTCGCCGACGCCCCCATCGTTGATCCGACGGCCCGTCAGGTTCTCGCCGACCTCGTGGTCGCGGCGACGCAGCGGCACGAATGAGGACCGTCTC of the Sporichthya polymorpha DSM 43042 genome contains:
- a CDS encoding SDR family NAD(P)-dependent oxidoreductase; the protein is MDRRILITGAASGLGRALARAAADDGARVLLTDRDPAAGELARLELAERLRERGGNPDRVAFLALDVRDDAAWDAAREWCAQHWGGLDVLVNNAGVAAAGPISDIPMADWDWILDINLKGVIRGVRTFVPMFEAQGAGHVVNIASLAGLMNLGNMASYNVTKAGVISLSETMRCELEPLGIRTTVVCPSFFATNLADTMRTTDPAFEVMARQAIAGELFPGPKLTADDVARKVLRAVDRRKFLLLPHVETRLLYAFKRLAPTPFAKGLAAANQLVQKRFGTNPAGRPRATGRMR
- a CDS encoding arsenate reductase family protein gives rise to the protein MEIWLNPACSKCRTAVADLDAAGVPYTVRRYLDDPPTAAEIRDVLDRLGLEPWDIARTGEAVAGEIGLKSWPKDAENRERWIEALAAHPKLIQRPILTAADGSAVVGRSPEAVQAAIEAERKG
- a CDS encoding phytoene desaturase family protein; the protein is MNSRCDVAVVGAGHNALVAACYLAGAGLEVEVLERDTVVGGAVSTVERFPGHRVDRGSSLHVMVRHTGIVEELGLGECGLRYLDADPWAYAPGPDPGSPGLVFATDLDRTCDSIAAACGPADAAAYRALIADFTPACRRILDVLAGPPTPGRIARKVATLGRARGGGETSRWFLQPADHLLDATFRSERLKAALAWLAAQSGPPPHEPGTVGHLSWIALMHLRAPGRPVGGSGELSRTLAERLTRSGGRLHLGDAATAVTVSAGRVTGVRTASGRTVSARAVLSGAHVLETLDLLAAAGVEPPGVRPRIRVGDGIGVAVRLATSALPAYAGASADAGHGMQLLVTDRAELRAAYADYLAARPPARPAVLALTPTVQDPSLAPPGRHTVTLWAQWHRYDLAGPGWDEVRTATGEAAIARVEAFSPGFAAGVVDTHVQTPLDLERELGLRRGNVMHVEMALDAMFALRPVPELSGYRGPLPGLYLTGASTHPGGGVFGASGRSAAKVLLRDLKRARRFPK
- a CDS encoding VOC family protein, whose amino-acid sequence is MTYVDSYAPGIPCWVDVACHDAAAGKEFYSELFGWSSVDDEDGFATFLLDGRPVAGLGPCQKGTRPSWNVYITVKDVDASVATVKANGGTLIAGPGDILNLGRGAACADPQGGVLTLWQARDHIGARITRVPGTWYWSDLVTPDIPRAAAFYTAVFGWSVRGADPSGSTGAVAMLGQQGVAGFSPLPAGSAPGPYWSVTFQVADVDATAEKATKLGASVAVAPMDVPNVGRFAAIAAPGRETFSILRPLA
- a CDS encoding carotenoid biosynthesis protein gives rise to the protein MPALETARRPDRHLAGVRLAWALLAAAVACQIAYPLVAGTTRDRLTVATVTVTFAVVVTHLAVRSGAGVALRTFGLVCVASAAVEAVGVHTGFPFGEYAYGDGLGAELAGVPLVIPMAWSMTAYPALLVARRLTRDRGAVATALVGGWALASWDLFLDPQMVEEGYWVWADPTPALPGSPDVPLTNYAGWIVVSVALMALLDRTVPRASGASDPGDLLPAVLYLWTYAAQVLGNLAFFDRPAVGLLGGVAMGAVALPFALSRFGVAWFGRARP
- a CDS encoding glycosyltransferase, which gives rise to MRSPGRAAVAAGALLSLGGAALAAANVATVRVARPDAPDVPPGRRVSVLLPVRNEAAVVGRCLRALLAQEGVADLEILVLDDGSADGTADLARAVAGDDPRVRVLTGDPPPPGWLGKPHAGARLAAEATGDVLVFVDADVLLHPRAVAAAVAVMAESGLRLLSLMPRQVADSPGERLVQPLLAWSWLSTLPVRPAEHSRRPSTAAAIGQFLVVDRATYAAFGGHGAVRDRVVDDIELARAAKRAGHRAGMVVGSDVASCRMYADWAELRAGHTKWLWAAFGAGGRVVPAAAVCGVLLLLGPVPTAAALRGSRLGLAGYAAGVAGRALVARRVGSRVWPDVLAHPASTAAAAFLLADSVRARRRGTLTWKGRPLP
- a CDS encoding phytoene desaturase family protein; the encoded protein is MARVVVIGAGLSGLAVALRLARLKHDVIVCERAEEPGGQAGRFERDGFGFDTGPTLVQLPAGYRDLFRKTGKTTPLESVLDLEPVDPAMRWQFADGPRIDIPNATRAGTMEVIAAGLGPTAAEDWDTFLATGSDLWATFRQGFVAAPPTTRLQALRTKTGRAWLAALTPEKTLNDLMKRQLRDPRLRAVGGSYALRIGSDPRRAAAAVAVWPAMEHTFGTWRVVGGIRRLVDATAERTEKRGAEIRYGTAVTAIEHDGGAVRGVRLADGTTLPADIVVSAVDAALTAGFLGRRPDRGDRSASAFTLSLALDGAADHLPTMSFGLDPVAELVEVFEAGRPPADPTLFLTPADAPAGASALTVSVVTPRHGTGKDEVDWTATQTEAYARHLLGVLDARGFDVSTRLRWFAAHTPADVERRCGSPGGALGGAALHGLKGAIFRPPNTTDVSGLFQVGGSAHPGPGLALAPLGSALVAETIGKA
- a CDS encoding CDP-alcohol phosphatidyltransferase family protein: MTSREDYLAAWAAGHGGHDPSSGGRAERAWFDLVYRVALPLRGVHPDALTAIAVAVAGVAAVLAGSDPRLCLLAAVLVLVSAVLDGVDGAVAVLTGRASRWGHLVDSLGDRLAEVFFGIALYEAGAPGPVCAGAVASSWLQEYARARAGAGGLTDILVVTVAERPTRVIATALGLLTVGLLGHNSVGEFDAEIAAFCGAVGWLALGLVGLAQLGRALRHALRPGSTQPNG
- the metF gene encoding methylenetetrahydrofolate reductase [NAD(P)H], with protein sequence MTTGSGPRPAGSTLGATLRDLLASGGRSYSFEFFPPKTDEGERTLFETIRQLEPLAPTFVSVTYGAGGSTRDRTVRIVERIATETTLTAVGHLTCVSSSRAELRSVIGSFAGAGIRNVLALRGDPAGGPGTPWESHPEGLEHADELVRLLRELGDFCVGVAAFPEGHPESPDLDADAKYLALKAAAGADFAVTQFFFDADDYFRLVDRAAAHGCTIPILPGIMPVTNLSQIQRFAELSGAAFPASLAERLQAVADDAAEVRRIGVEFATELCSKLLDGGAPGLHFYTLNRSTSTLQIYQALGLGPARTDSAS
- a CDS encoding polyprenyl synthetase family protein, encoding MTAVDPADLRERVSARLTAHLEQRSGLVTALGPELEAPVAVLRELTTGGKLLRPAFCYWGYRAAGAPDGEEIVAAAAALELLHVSALIHDDVMDGSDRRRGRPSAHRQFEQLHRTADWSGAPEGFGYGAAILLGDLVLAWSDELLRGCGLPADRVAAGTAVFEAMRTEVIAGQYLDLVAQSAGDAPAGETEDAALSRALRVLRYKTAKYSVERPLQLGATLAGAEPALVEAFSAFGIPLGEAFQLRDDLLGVFGDPERTGKPAGDDLREGKRTVLVATAMTAADDADRATLRTLLGDPTLDADGVEQLRDVLVRTGAVDEVEKMIERLTAQAVDALADAPIVDPTARQVLADLVVAATQRHE